Part of the Prionailurus bengalensis isolate Pbe53 chromosome B3, Fcat_Pben_1.1_paternal_pri, whole genome shotgun sequence genome is shown below.
cttgaactcataaactgtgagatcatgacttgagccaaagtcggatgcttaaccgactgagccacccaggtgcccctgaagttggatgcttaacccactgagccaccaggcatgcCACAAGACAATCCATCttaatcagactttttttttgttaactaggctccacacccaacttggggcttgaactcaggaccctgagatgggGACTCCTATGCTCTGACAGACCAGCCAgacattttgttaaaaacaagaggaaaaacagagaCTGAAAGGGCCCAGGCTGGGAAGTGCTGAGGGCACACACTTGGAAAGGTGAGCAGACACTAGACAAAGCTACTGCTCCTGAGCTCTGCGGGTCCAGATCCGCTCCCTTTCAAAAAGCATCACACAGGCCTACTTCCAAAGAGTATTTTTAGGAGATCTAAAAATACGCTAACCCTCTAGCCTTTTCTGTGCACGTACACTTTGTGCATACAAAAAACTGGCAAAATGCTATGCATACTGTTTTTAAGCTGTTTTTCTCAGTTAACTTATTGAGCATTTCCTCCATGGATTTAATGTCTCTAAGACATGACTGATAGTGGCTgtgtattttattacataaattttgTCCTCAAACAAGCCTCTTTTGTTAGACAATGTTGATGTGCTTAGATTTGGAGACTGACAAATTTCAAGTAGAGGCAGAATTGCCAGATTGgagtatttcttaaagaaaaaagaaaaacaaccaaaaccctcacaaacatttattcttaaaaaaagaaagatttagaaggattttcaatgtaaaaaaaattagaaatacagaaaataaacaactATATTCCCATCAACATTCACATTTTGTATGCAtatgctttcagttttttttaaaaacatgtaaacatTCTATACAAAATTATGCATGGTTTCATAAcagaattttctcattaaatatataGTAAGAGTATTTTCTCAGATATCTACCGCTTCTTctaaaacataacttttatttttttatttttttagtgtttatttttgagagaaagagagagagacagagagagagagagagagagagacagagtgagagtggaggaggggcagagagaggagacacagaatctgaagcaggctccaggctctgagctgtcagcacagagcccgacatggggctcaaactcatgaaccgtgagaccatgacctgagccgaagtcagacgcttaactgactgagccacccaggtgccctgaaaacatAACTTTTAATGGCTACAGACTTCCACTGCACGGGTATAGCACACACTCACTAGCACAGAACCACAAAGGCAGGTACTTTGTGCAAAGAACAGCACCTCTTGCATAGAAAAACAGTGCTCAATAACCACTtactgaatgaatacatgaatttaCCAATCAACTCCTGGATATTGAGCTTATTTTGGACTTTCACTATTACAAACATTCTTACACAAACATCTTGTGAACAGCGCTACTTCCTTACTCAGTTCCTAGAAGTGACATTTATTGGGTTAAATGGTACACATTGTAAAACAGATTTAAGACCATCTGACTTATCATCAAACCACATCACTTCTGAGAGGACAAGGGGACAGAATTTAGGACTGTGAtaacattcccaccagcagagtaTCCTATGAGTATCAGTTTCCCCAGGCTTAACACTgtgactccattttttaaaaaaatttttaatgtttatttattattgagaaacagagacaaagcatgatttgagggaggggcagagagaaggggagacacagaatccgaggcaggctccaggctccaagctgtcagtgcagagccctacgcggggcttgaactcacaaatcgcaaaatcatgacctgagccaaagtcagacgcttaaccaactgagccatccaggtgccctgtgactCTACTCTTGACATCACATACATCCTAGATTGTACTGAGTATCACTCTGCATCtttgttataaaataatgaataaaaaaaaagatcttaccTTTGGTCCCTTCTCCTGGTCTCAGGTTCCTTAGTCTAGGGGTCATTCGAGCATGACAAAGCAACCATGGGTTGTCTATAAATGAATGTGACTGTaggggggcttgggtggctcagagggttaggcgatcgacttcaggtcatgatctcagttcatgagttcaagccccgcgttgggctctgtgctgacagctcagagcctggagcctggttcggattctgtgtgtgtgtgtctctctctctgcccctcccctggttgcggtcggtctctcaaaaataaacattaaaaaaatttttttagaaatcaatGTGACTGTGTTCTCATAACACTATTTATGGACACAGAAATCTGGATTTCCTCTAATTTTCATAGGtcacaaaaatattattcatttaatttttttctccccggccacttaaaaatgtaaaaactattcttagtCTGTGGGCAGTACAAAAACAGGAAGTGGGTCAGAATTTGCTGACTCTTGACTTAGAAAATGTCTGGTAGACAACTAAAACAAACCTAGGGGATCACCGTCATGGAAATGTGGAAGAAATcatcaatttttcctttctcctgaatTGCATAATTTTCTGCTTGCTGTCAAAGTAGAGATGCAGTATATACATCTCCAATTATGTTcctcataaaaacagacataaataaaaatgagagagaatttAATGGTATACACAAGTTTGCCCACTGTCCCACTCAATCGGCACATCCTTAGAGGGAGCACAGGCTGGGAGACCGGTTGCTATTCCCTCGGTTTGCCGCAGTTTCCACATGCTTTTCACAGCATACATATCTCACCTCATGGAGTGTGAGTTTACATTTTGAGTATGTACTTTTTTGTACCACACTGGTCCTAAACACAAGCCAACACCTTTATCTGATACTCATCTGAATAAAGAACCAACTATCCTAATGCTGAAGGATAGGCTGATCTATTGGATTTGCTAATGACAGTATGTTCATTTCTAGTGGGTCACATATAATGTTAACTATGGAAAATTTAAGGGATTTTTCCAGTGgtaattttaattacataaaattttcCTATCATGCACTAAGTTTAGAGCCTTGCTACTTACACATAAGGGatgaatctatttttatttcttagaaaacaaGGATTAAAACATGAACTCAATATACAAtgttcctaaggaaaaaaaaaaaaggcaggacaGAGAAATGAAGGTTTGCCGCAAGCAGCAGGTAGCCAAGTGGCTTCCAGCCAGTCGTccacataaataaacaaacagggatGTTTCTAAGAGCCCAcgtaataataaaatattgacacTACATTTCTAGAAAGGAGCACTAAATTCCCATTATCATTTGAAATATGAATATTCCCTAGAAGATGGTAGTAAATATTATCTTCATCTCTGAATGAGGAAACGGCGGTCTGGAGTCCAGAGAAACGGAGAACAACTCAGCTAAGGGTACTGTGATTCAAGTTGCTGGGGGCACAAAGATTAACACTTGGTGCTTCATGCATTTTCCAAGCTGTCCACAATCACAAAAGACAGCAGTGACTGGAATATCAAAGCAGATTCTCTCTTGTGTGACAGTCACAAAGAATACTTAGGGCAGAGCAGGATGGTATAGGGCAGAAACAGCTGGAGGACTTCTACAGCATGAACAATGCAGCaagtaaaaataggaaaaaactaATCCCAGATATGTTAACCCTCAAAAATAGATACagatctttaatttaaaatagagaaagttTATTCATGGAGAAAACAGTTACAGAACACCCTTGGGGCTTTTTTAGTCCaacaattaaaattgtatttaaaaagtcaacagGAAGAGTTTAGACCTAAAAGAAATCCGGAGAAACTCCTATTCCCCTTTCCTTGGATTTAGGTATACTTTATCTTTTAGGCAAGACAGACAACTATGATTGATTTCTTTTCTAGGAGATGAGATGTCTAGTTCTGCTATCTTAATGTGTATAGGACTCTTTTGTGAAGGCCAGAAAAGCTGGAAGAGAAAATCGCAGACTCTGAGGATGGCTAGTAGGATGAAAGGGAGGCGAACAGTTGGCTCTTGGAAGCACAATCTAACCACAAATCACCAGATGGGGTAGTCGCAGGGGCTTAACGTTATGTTTCCCATTAATAAAATCTGAGGTATTTAATAAAGCTCCATTAATGTGGAAACTCACTTCTACCTCCCCCAGAGGTAACGGCAGAGGCTGAGAGGGCTGTTCTGGAAGGTCAAAGCTCCTTGGACTTCTCACGTACATTAGTGCCAACACCTAACCAGACTGGACCATAGCAAACGGTCTCTGAGCAGAGTGATGAATTGCTTTCCTCTTCAGGATGGGTTCCAAGGCAACAGTGTGATCGATGATGAGTTTTTCCCTGTTTTTGGCTTGGCTTGGTGCTGAAGTCTACAGCAATACAAAAAGTGTGGTCATTTACTTAAGACCTGCCTGAGCAAAAGAACGGGCTCTCCAAGTCTCAGCTGTCAGGGTTTAATTTTGCTCGTTTTACTTGGCTATTCTCATCATCCAGATGGCAGAAACCTTCTGTGGTgatgtctcttttcttctcctctgtggGTTCCGAAGGGAAGTCCTGGTCTATGGCCAATACCTGTCGGACAGTCATGTTAACACGAGCCGTTTTCAAGTAGCTGGTGCATACCTGCCAGTCCTCCTCAGAGCAGGGCTCTACCACTGAGTCTCTGGGGAGGACAGCTGGGAGAGGCGTTTCCAGGCAGCAAGGCAGGCCTTCCCCCTGAGAACTTGGGAGGACCCTTGGGACTGCATGGTTCAACAGGCGGCTGAAACCTGACATTACCATGATGTCACCGCTGTGCATAAACATGGCCGTGGGGGCTTCATCTCTTTTGAGACCACCCAGGAGAAAGATAGCAGACTGTCCGAAGCtatgagaaaataagtaaaacaatacACAGTAGTAAGTTTCTGTTACTAACCGTGGCTGGGAAAGTTATTGCCAACTgtacttttttctaatttcagCCTGATATTTATTGCTTGCACATCCTTTTCAAGCTGTGCTAAGACCCTTCTCTTCTGGCTTGTGTAAGTGACCAACCCATGATCTGCTGCTTACACTTATAATAGCCCACAGTACtgctgcaaaataaaatttaaagcagtTAAACAAGtagattaaaaattttagtattacccatataaattttagtgatgcactttttaaaaaaaatttttaatgtttatttatttttgagagagagagagagagagagagaatgcgcacgAGAGgcgtagagagagggggagacacagaatctgaagcaggctccaggctccgagctgtgaacacagaacctgacgtggggcttgaatccacaaaccatgagaccataacctgagctaaagccagatgcttaaccgactgagccacccaggtgccctgtgtgaCGCACTTTCAAGATTTAAGCCTTCCAATAAACTGAGTCCTTTACTATATTTATCATGCTTGTTCACTTTAAAGATAGGACAATTAATAAAAGACTCTGTTCAGGCACTTTATTTGTGAGATACAGGTATAGCACTTTGCCCAATTTCATGTATGTTTAGGGAGACAAGGCGAGTAAACTACTCGGGGTTCTGTGCTTTCTCTTCCCTAGTCCAAACAGGTCGCTCACTTTGCCTTACAGCCTTCCACTGCCTATTCCACACACCACTGACGATACCTGTCAATACAAAAGGCAGATTCCACACATCTTAAACAGAAATATAACTGTAATTTGGTCATTACTCTTAAGGACTAGGCAAATTTTACTTATAACACTGTTAAGATGCCCAAGAGTAAAAGATTAGAGAGTCCAACCATTTCTTAAAgttatagcttttatttatttattttagcttaaaaacgccttaaaaaaggaatgaagttttaGGCAGTAATCCCAAATCCCTGGAACCAGCTTACCTGAAAGACAGCAGGGGTTTGGAGTGATCTAGTTCAGATCTGTCTACATGGATTCCCAGAGTGGAGTCCAATCGGTAGTAATTTAGGATGCCTGCCTCGGCTCGGAAACCCTGAAATCCACAGGCTGCGGCTACTTGCTCTGAGAGGAAAGCCAGGTCAGAAGGGAAAGGTGTATAATGATCGGCTGAGTATTTCTTTGATAAAAgtagggaaaataagaaaaataaacaatgatcTCAGGAAAATAGGAAACTGTGGCAGAAAATTAATTACCGCTTTAAAATGATCTAACTTACATGTAATTCTAACACAGCATGATTTATCCATCTGTTTTTGAGGCATCCGGTAATCTTATAATGAGACATTCAAAATACTGAGCACCTGACATGAATAGTCACTTCTCtaaacaagacatccagatggccaacaggcacatgaaaagatgctcaatgtcagtcctcatcagggaaatacaaatcaaaaccacactgagatatcacctcacaccagtcagagtggctaaaatgaacaaatcaggagactatagatgctggagaggatgtggagaaatgggaaccctcttgcactcttggtgagaatgcaatctggtgcagccgctctggaaaagtgtggaggctcctcaaaaaattaaaaatagatctaccttctGATTGAGCactagcactgctaggaatttactcaagggatacaggagtgctgatgcacaggggcacttgtaccccaatgtttatagcagcactttcaacaatagccaaattatggaaagagcctaaatgtccatcaactgatgaatggataaagaagttgtggtttatatacataatggaatactacttggcaatgagaaagaatgaaatatggccttttgtagcaatgtggatggaactggagagtgttatgctaagtgaaataagtcaaacagagaaagacagataccacatgttttcactcttatgtgcatcctgagaaacttaacagaagaccatgggggaggggatggggaaaaaaagttacagagaagggaaggaggcaaaccataagagactcttaaaaactgagaataaactgagggttgatgggggatgggagggaggggaaagtgggtgatgggtactgagggcacctgttgggatgagcactgggtgttgtatggaaaccaatttgacaataaatttcatattaaaaataaacaaaccattaaaaaaaaagaaaaacaaaatactgagCACCTATAACATGGCAGGCACCATGTCATGCAGTGATAAATTAAACAAGTTCACCCTGTATGGAGTCTATACATGAAACAATTATTATGTCTCTCTCTGGTATACTTTAATCCCAAATAGGATCATTCTCTTAAGATAAAAGAgcaactcggggtgcctgggtggctcagtcggttgagtgtccgacttcggctcaggtcgtgatctcacggtttgtgagttcgagccccgcgttgggctctgtgctgaaaggtcagagcctggagcctgcttctgcttctgtgtctccctctctctctgcccctaacccactctcattctgtctctgtcaaaaataaataaacattaaaaaaaaaaaaaaaaaaaagataaaagagcaACTCAAAACTGTCACTGCCAAGAGGTacatgatgactaaatgtaatgtgatgtcctggaacagaaaaaggacatcagttaaaaactaagaaaactgaggggcgccagggtggctcagttggttaaatagccaactttagctcaggtcatgattttgcagttcatgagttcgagccccgtgtcaggctctgtgctgaaagctcagagcctggagcctgctttggattctgtgtctccctttctctttgcccctcccccactcaccctctgtctctcaaaaataaataaacattaaaaaaatctaagaaaattgAATGAAAAGCTAAGGAAATGTGAATGAAATATGGACTTCACCattataataatgtattaatattggtTCATTAGGTAAGACAAAGATACCAtaataatgtaagatgttaataatagggaaaacTGGGTGTAAGGTATATgagaactctgtactatcttttcaacttttctgcaaatctaaaactattctaaaatacaaagcttattaaaaaaaaaaagcaactcaaaCATGATAGCCAGTTTGGTTTTAGGACCTTCAGCCCATATATGGCCTACTGCCAATTTTACTGGTCAATTTGACGAGATGCCATGCTCAAAACTTTGGAACTGAAACTGACTTATACCGTGGCCAAGGCGGGACCttaaaatggaagtaattttCAGCATTCATCTCTCTGAACTGTTTTTAGCACATAAAGATCACAAATatccttctcttaaaaaaaaaaaaaaaaggggcgcctgggtggcgcagtcggttaagcgtccgacttcagccaggtcacgatctcgcggtccgtgagttcgagccccgcgtcgggctctgggctgatggctcagagcctggagcctgtttccgattctgtgtctccctttctctctgcccctcccccgttcatgctctgtctctctctgtcccaaaaataaataaacattgaaaaaaaaaaattaaaaaaaaaaaaaaaaaaaaaaaagaggccagaagactctttctctccaaaaccCAGCAATTCAGGAGCACGTCAAGGTGGTAGACGAGGGTGAGGGCTACCCCAGTGAGGTAAGCCTGCAGCAGCCCCAATCCCCTTTGTCTCGCTGCTGCTCTCACATCGCCCTTTGCCCAATCAACCTCAAAATGATTAGAAAACCCACTTCTGTCTTAAATCTCCGCGAGTGTCCTGATGTACCCCAGCTGTAGCAAAGCTCTGGAGAGAATGTATTTACTTTGGCCAGAAGTGAGCTTTAATTTCAGGTTAAGGATGTGATAAGTCTTTGATGGATGGGCAAGTCTCCTCAGttgaaatttctcttttattttttccttctccttttcctgaaCCGTAAATAAGAGTTCCTATTTATTCTTGAAGAGAACTTTAAGGGATTTTCTCCACCCTTTCAAGTTTCAGTTCTTCACAAGATCAACTACTCAGAGCCGCTGTTCCAACACAAGGCTGGCTGTGCTGTGATCAAAGAAGTGCCTTTGTGGGCTTCTAACTCCATCCAAACTGTCTATCCACTAGTCTTCTTATGTCTCTTCCACTTTTCTCTGCTTACTCATTTAGTTTCTGGTAATTTTTCACTCCACATTTTTCTTAGTAAATGAGAGTACCTTTAAGTCCTGGGGGAATAACAGTACCaccaataaaaataacatcataaAAAACAATGAGCTAACATTTACTGTGTTAATGCATTTAACTGCACAGAACAGCCTAGCACTGCTGTTATGCGGgcattgagcctctgactctcaCACCCACCTTATGAGGTAGGCACTATCCTATTCAATATTGAATACTGAATATTCATATTCAATCCTGGGCTGGCTAAGCCAGAAAGAATCACAGGCTATTTCCCCAAACACAGATATCTATATTTCCACTGAATCTGCATCACTGAAAGTAAGAATTATATCATGAACATTTCTGAGCAACATTTATCCTTATTTTGAGCAgttaaatgtatttgttaataAGCTGGTTTCACTGAAACTATGGAGCTTTTAGAAAGTAACTAGTTAGTGGGAAGATGGGTCTATACCATTCTGTTTATTCAGTTTATTCTAAGAATTAGTCCTTCCACTTGGTGGCAAACATCTCATGGAGACAGGCTGCCAGTGATAAAGGAGGAACTTTTGGAAGCAGAGAGGTCAGGAAAGGAAATTGTActttaagaaaagagaactttGTTAACTGTAGGACATTTTTTCCCATCTGTGTCTTACTCAGACCTTATATAGCAGGCAAAGGTGTCTTTTTTGAGTTCATGGAAAAGTACACCAGAAGTATATGGAGCTCCTTTTTTTACACCAAATAGGTATCATGTAGAAAATACAGGctcttagcataacactctctagttccaaccacattgctacaaaaggccgtatttcattctttctcattgccaagtagtattccattgtgtatataaaccacaacttctttatccattcgtcagttgatggacatttaggctctttccataatttggcttttgttgaaagtgctgttataaacattggggtacaagtgcccctgtgcatcagcactcctgtatcccttgagtaaattcctagcagtgctattggtgggtcagagggtagatctatttttaattttttgaggaacctccacactgttttccatggtggctgcaccagtttgcattcccaccaacagtgcaagagggttcccgtttctccacatcctctccagcatctatagtctcctgatttgttcattttagccactctgactggtgtgagaatgtatctcagtgtggttttgatttgtatttccctgacgaggagtgatgttgagaaagacagataccatgtgttttcactcttatgtggatcctgagaaacttaacataggactatgggggaggggaaggaagaaaaaaaaaaagagagggagggagccaaatcataagagactcttaaaaactgagaataaactgagggttgttggggggtgggagggaggggaaagtgggtgatgggcactgaggagggcacctgttgggatgagcactggtgtttatatggaaaccaatttgacaataaatttcatataaaaaaaaaaagaaattgccaggGTTCATATCCATCCTAACCAATGATGTACTTTCCACACAATCACTCAAAGTATATAAGTCAAATCATCTACCAATTCTAGATGATCTTCTTTGCTgtcaaatttattaaaatctgtGCTTTTGCTTAAAGACCTCTGGTAGACAAAGacaatgtataaagatatatCTATAACTATAAACATATCTCAACATGTATTAAATTATTTGacggaaaaaaaaagaaaatacaggctcAACAAACACTAAACAATAatggaaataaagattttaattgaGAATTGTCCttaaatacaataaagaaaaatctatatCCCTGAAATGTACTTAGAGCACCAATGACTTCTGATGAAATAATATAACATAAGGGCATTTGAAGAAGAAATTTCATCCTGGGAAAAATTACTCATTCCTCTTGAGATACTGTTATCaagaggattttaagagacagatGAAAGAGATCCCTGCACAAATGGATAATCTGATACTTTAAAATAGTGGCCAGGAAGAAATCCAATCACTGAGCCCAAGGAGTGTAAAAAGTGGAAGACAATGGAATTAGCAAGAAAATGTGAATACCTTACTGTCCCAGTTATAATGGTAGCCTAGGGTCACCCAGCGCAACTTCTCTAGTAAACTTCGGGGTCTCCGTTTATTCACTTCCTTAAGCCTGTGAAGATTAGGGACAAAAGAGGATTGAATTATTCACCTCAATTGGCAGCAaagtccctctgcctggagtaaATCTGCTTTCCTTGGTATAAGCTGTTGGCCACGATCTTgataggaaaaatgagaaaagacaaatgaGCTGACCAAGAAtataataacactaaaaaaacatGTTAGCATCTCTCATTTTCAGTCCTTGTTCTAAATCCTCTGCTAAACGGGATCAATTTTAAGTGGCAAGTCTCCGGCATCTCAATAAtgacaaaataagaataacaacAGAAATGTTTTTACCCATCCACTGGAAATGGGACCACAGACACTACGGGTAATTGAAAAATTGGCTAACAGAGCATGTTCTATTTGGTTTGCTAAAAGTGGGGTATGATTAATCATAGGTATCACTATGTCTAATGATGGTGGCTTCCCAGAATTATAGGTTGGGGGAGAAAGTTTGGCAAGATATAGTATACAACCAAAAATAACTGGTTTAACAAGATTTCTTTAACCCTATAAAACAGCTTAGATAATTGAGGCTTAGCTAACAATTAAGGACCACTGTAATTGATTTGGTTCCGGACATCCATTTCAAAACACAAGGGGTTTCTGTAAAACAGAGAGATGCACTTCTGCAATTACATCCTGTCTCATCAAATCTATGGTATTaactatgtttttccttttc
Proteins encoded:
- the ALKBH1 gene encoding nucleic acid dioxygenase ALKBH1 isoform X2, producing MGKMAAAVGSVVTLAAEPGEDAFRKLFRFYRQSRPDSADLGAVIDFSAAHTARGTGPDARKVIRSQLSVSSVSDHDAHRAGLQPVSKWQAYGLQGYPGYQWHWVKQCLKLYSQKPNVCNLDKHMTKEETQDLWEQSKEFLRLKEVNKRRPRSLLEKLRWVTLGYHYNWDSKKYSADHYTPFPSDLAFLSEQVAAACGFQGFRAEAGILNYYRLDSTLGIHVDRSELDHSKPLLSFSFGQSAIFLLGGLKRDEAPTAMFMHSGDIMVMSGFSRLLNHAVPRVLPSSQGEGLPCCLETPLPAVLPRDSVVEPCSEEDWQVCTSYLKTARVNMTVRQVLAIDQDFPSEPTEEKKRDITTEGFCHLDDENSQVKRAKLNPDS
- the ALKBH1 gene encoding nucleic acid dioxygenase ALKBH1 isoform X1, with product MGKMAAAVGSVVTLAAEPGEDAFRKLFRFYRQSRPDSADLGAVIDFSAAHTARGTGPDARKVIRSQLSVSSVSDHDAHRAGLQPVSKWQAYGLQGYPGFIFIPNPFLPGYQWHWVKQCLKLYSQKPNVCNLDKHMTKEETQDLWEQSKEFLRLKEVNKRRPRSLLEKLRWVTLGYHYNWDSKKYSADHYTPFPSDLAFLSEQVAAACGFQGFRAEAGILNYYRLDSTLGIHVDRSELDHSKPLLSFSFGQSAIFLLGGLKRDEAPTAMFMHSGDIMVMSGFSRLLNHAVPRVLPSSQGEGLPCCLETPLPAVLPRDSVVEPCSEEDWQVCTSYLKTARVNMTVRQVLAIDQDFPSEPTEEKKRDITTEGFCHLDDENSQVKRAKLNPDS